From Leopardus geoffroyi isolate Oge1 chromosome B4, O.geoffroyi_Oge1_pat1.0, whole genome shotgun sequence, a single genomic window includes:
- the KCNJ8 gene encoding ATP-sensitive inward rectifier potassium channel 8 codes for MLARKSIIPEEYVLARIAAENLRKPRVRDRLPKARFIAKSGACNLAHKNIREQGRFLQDIFTTLVDLKWRHTLVIFTMSFLCSWLLFAIMWWLVAFAHGDIYAYMEKSGMEKSGLESTVCVTNVRSFTSAFLFSIEVQVTIGFGGRMMTEECPLAITVLILQNIVGLIINAVMLGCIFMKTAQAHRRAETLIFSRHAVIAVRNGKLCFMFRVGDLRKSMIISASVRIQVVKKTTTPEGEVVPIHQLDIPVDNPIESNNIFLVAPLIICHVIDKRSPLYDISATDLANQDLEVIVILEGVVETTGITTQARTSYIAEEIQWGHRFVSIVTEEEGVYSVDYSKFGNTVKVAAPRCSARELDEKPSILIQTLQKSELSHQNSLRKRNSMRRNNSMRRNNSIRRNNSSLIVPKVQFMTPEGNQNTSES; via the exons ATGTTGGCCAGAAAGAGCATCATCCCCGAGGAGTATGTGCTGGCGCGCATCGCCGCGGAGAATCTGCGCAAGCCGCGCGTCCGAGACCGCCTCCCCAAAGCCCGCTTCATCGCCAAGAGCGGGGCATGCAACCTGGCGCACAAGAACATCCGCGAGCAAGGGCGATTCCTTCAGGACATCTTCACTACCTTGGTGGACCTGAAATGGCGCCACACGCTGGTCATCTTTACCATGTCGTTCCTCTGCAGTTGGCTGCTCTTCGCCATCATGTGGTGGCTCGTGGCCTTTGCCCATGGGGACATCTACGCTTACATGGAGAAAAGCGGAATGGAGAAAAGTGGTTTGGAGTCCACTGTTTGTGTGACTAACGTCAG gtctttcacctctgctttcctcttctccattgAAGTTCAAGTGACAATTGGATTTGGAGGGAGAATGATGACAGAGGAATGTCCCCTGGCCATCACAGTTTTGATTCTCCAGAACATTGTGGGTTTGATAATCAACGCAGTCATGTTGGGTTGCATTTTCATGAAAACAGCTCAGGCTCACAGAAGGGCGGAAACTTTGATTTTCAGCCGCCATGCTGTGATTGCCGTTAGAAATGGTAAGCTGTGCTTCATGTTCCGAGTGGGTGACCTAAGGAAAAGTATGATCATTAGTGCCTCAGTGCGCATCCAGGTGGTCAAGAAAACAACCACACCTGAAGGGGAGGTGGTGCCTATTCACCAGCTGGACATTCCTGTTGATAACCCAATTGAGAGCAATAACATTTTTCTGGTAGCCCCTTTGATCATCTGCCATGTGATTGACAAGCGCAGCCCCTTGTATGATATCTCAGCAACTGACCTTGCCAACCAAGACCTAGAGGTCATAGTGATTCTCGAAGGAGTGGTCGAGACTACTGGCATTACCACACAAGCAAGAACCTCCTATATCGCCGAGGAGATACAATGGGGCCATCGCTTTGTGTCCATTGTTACTGAGGAGGAAGGAGTATATTCTGTGGATTACTCCAAATTTGGCAACACTGTTAAAGTAGCTGCTCCAAGGTGCAGTGCCCGAGAGCTGGATGAGAAGCCTTCGATCCTTATTCAGACTCTCCAAAAGAGTGAACTATCCCATCAAAATTCTCTGAGGAAGCGCAATTCCATGAGAAGAAACAATTCTATGAGGAGAAACAACTCTATCCGAAGGAACAACTCATCCCTCATTGTGCCAAAGGTGCAATTTATGACTCCTGAAGGAAATCAAAACACATCGGAATCATGA